Part of the Leguminivora glycinivorella isolate SPB_JAAS2020 chromosome 27, LegGlyc_1.1, whole genome shotgun sequence genome, GAGGGTGTGCGAGGTTCACCGGTGCCGTTGTGGAATATTGGTGGGGGAAGATGGGCACCACGGCCTTAGCTGTCAGAGGTGTGCTGGCCGATTCCCGAGGCATCACTCTATTAATGAGATCGTGCGCCGAGCCTTAGTGTCGGCTAATGTGCCGTGCGTCTTGGAACCGCCAGGGTTGAGTCGCACCGATGGTAAAAGGCCGGACGGGCTGACTTTGGTCCCGTGGCGTAGAGGGCGCTGCCTTATTTGGGATGCAACTTGTGTCAGCACTTACGCTGCATCCCATTTGAGGCAGACTATAGGTTGTGCTGGCTCGGCAGCGGAGTCCGCGGCAAAGGCTAAGCACGCAAAGTACTCCGCGTTGGAATCGGCTTACGACTTTGTGCCGGTGGCGATTGAGACGGCGGGGCCTTGGGGCTCGGAGGCTCGCTCCTTTTTCAAAGAGTTAGGGCGTCGGTTGCGGGAGAGGGGCTGCGATCCTCGTTCTGGGTCGTATCtggtccaacaggtctccattgcCGTCCAGCGGGGTAATGCGGCGGGAATAATGGGGACTTTTGAGCCAGGTACGGTCCAGGgaggaatattttagttataataaCGTTTACGACCTACTTAATTGTATTGATGACCCTTTtgacataaattacataatataacatactttgacgaagcctgcgctgtggatgcATTTTGTAAAGTGATGTgtaacatgttttttatttttaatgataataaatgtattataatgtttttaatgataataaatgttttaacgGACTACAAAGActttaataaccacaaaattaaaattttgaaaaacccccgactgcgacatagttgaccgattttcatgaaacatggctaagaacactcccgactaactcagctttcagacaaaaaaaactaaatctaaatcggttcatccgttcgggagctacggtgccacagacagacacacacacagacagacagacaggcagacagacacgtcaaacttataacacccctccgtttttgcgtcgggggttaaaaaactagATTCTACATTTCCGTATAATATcttctgacgaccggtctggctcagtcggtagtgaccctgcctgctgagccgcggtcctgggttcgaatcccagtaagggcatttgtttgtgtgatgagcacagacatttgttcctgagtcatggatgttttctatgtatataagtatgtatttatctatttaagtatgtatatcgtcgcttagcacccatagtacaagctttgcttagcttgaggctaagttgatctgtgtaaggtgtccccaatatatttatttatttattatctttaggTTATAAATTTATAACACAATGTAATCTATCGTATATCGACCCCAGATATGTCGGTTGTCGTGccaactaaaaaaatataataaacacGATTCTATTGTACAAGACGTAATATTTTTGGCACACACTGCAAGCTAGCTGCCAAAATGTTTAAACGGATCAAATGTAGCTAAAAAGTAGCGATTAATGGATTTCTTTTTTTGTTGATTCAAGGCCTGTTTATATAAATTAGCAGCTGTGTACACTGCGTGCGTGTACTTGAGTTGTAATATATAGATCTGTTATGGGAGACGTCACACAGCTTGTGACGTATGCGTTGCACTGTCAGGGTCCCCCCACATAGCGTCTCACGAGCGtagcgtcgacgtcgcgccgacgtGGCGTCAgactttgccatacagttggcccgacgctacgctcgccagacgctagatgtggggtgACCCTTAGTTGTCAATGTGGACCTCAGGCTCTCAAGAATCGTGGCATGCCAATGCCACGTAGAAATGACACACTTTCAAATAGTATACATTACATAAATTACTTAtctatttcaaaaaataaaaaagagacgatggcagttggaggATCCGCAAAAATGCCGAAATTGAAAAACTGGTAGCCGagccaaatataaaaaaaaaaaaaattggggaaccttacacagatcaacttagccccaaactaagcaaagcttgtactatgggtgctaagcgacgatatacatacttaaatagataaatacatacttataatatatacatagaaaacatccattactcaggagcaaatatttgtgctcatcacacaaatgcccttaccgggattcgaacccaggaccgcggctcagcaggcagggtcactaccgactgagccagaccggtcgtcaactaaTATAATAGGTGAAACCAAAGCACATCGTCTCCGTTGGCTGGCAGTCAAAACTCAAAAGGGCCTACTCGGGGAGACCGattggacgccgtcctgctggtcacccaaaatatcgttgggcggatagagtggaggtagacctctgtgagctcggcgtcggcgaaagctggcgagataccgctcaagaccgagtcaaatggcgtgctcttgtgttggaggccaaaacccattttgggttatcgcgctagccaagtaagtaagtaagtacttatctATTTTAATGGTGCAAGTCATTAACATCATACGAAATTTCATTTCAGTTGTTCATTGTTCATTGCCGATGCCCGGCCAGCTCATCATTACTGatacgatttttattttgataagAACGATAAACATTATAATTTTACGCTACAAATTCGATAATAGGTATGTTCAATTACTGATTgaaaaaccacaaaattaaaattttgaaaaaacccccgaccgcgacatagtagaccgattttcatgaaagtctgtctgtctgtctgtgtgtctgtctgtggcctgtggcatcgtagctttcgaacagatgaaccgatttagatttcatttttttttgtttgaaagttgaattagtcaggagtgttcttagccattcttgatgaaaatcggtccactcgggagctttttttttttcaaaatttaaattttactttgatAATAACACTATCTTTGGTAGTcaagtacagtcagccaaaaaagtggttcaccacttttcgaccttgtgtttaaaatagagtcgaaaagtggcaaaccactttcttggctgactgtacctacctgaACAGTAATGGTCAATGTATACTAGAATACAAACTTTAGGTACTATGACAAACGTCCACAAAAGGTCACGCAAGTGTTTATACTTCTCAAGGTCAAATAACAGGTTCAGGAAATACTTTATAGCTAATTCATTCTATCCTTATGTGTCACACGTTATGTGTATTTGAATTATGATTCACTGctaaatttatattttcaactgttcaatagttatttgttttacaaggggcaagcgaaagattccaatattgaaccgcgagcgtagcgagtggttcaaaaagtggaatcttgagcgttgcgagggtttcaaggcacgaagattaaacaaactttgccaccgagtgatacacaaaatttttcaccacaccaacatgaacaaaatactaactacaaaacatcaaattaaatcaaatctatcaatgtattcaatatttatgattcaaaatcatcattcataggtaaattctactagccagcttaagacatcaagttaaaatttgtaagaaataactttgcactcttgaggataaaatgcaattttgctatctgttttcgaatagcaatgtaaacctttaacagttggtgtggtgaaaaatataatGATTGGTATGTTTGTAACATATGTGGTATTCCATTTCAGAAAGGTCACATCTGTTAGCAgaaagttaatatttactgaagtagcataaatataactaaatattggggacaccttacacagatcaacctagccccaaactaagcaaaggttgtactatgggtgctaagcgacgatatacttaaatagatatacttaaatagataaatacatacttatatacatagaaaacatccatgactcaggaacaaatatctgtgttcatcacacaaataaatgcccttactgggatttgaacccaggaccccagcttagcaggcagggccactagGCTACTACCAACTGCACCAGACCGGTTGTCATAAGAATGTTTTGTGACATAGACCTTTCATAAAGGAGTATAGAATTTTCATGAAggcatatcatcatcatcctccttgcgttatcccggcatttatcacggctcatgggagcctggggtccgctttgacaactaatcccaagatttggcgtaggcactagtttttacgaaagcgactgcatgccatctgaccttccaacccgacgggtaactaggccttattggaattagtccggtttcctcacgatgttttccttcaccgaaaagcgactggcaaatatcaaatgacatttcgtatacacggtgtttccggtatcactcaaaagctcagacaccccaactgatttttattttttaaacgtatctagaatgttcattttttaatctgatgattattatttttttaaattgagttttaaattttctgtgcagctctactcggcttttaactctacactcaataaaataattgctagctaccatcataaaccttcaaactgtttaattgtgtacgttactgcaacgacataaggtttaccaatagacagctatgtcaatgtaaagcactttaacctgtgtcacagtaaacttcaaattggagaggtgactcagtaagcaaatttaaacctaaaattcaaaatgacaaggttgtaattaggtacgagttcaatttgttatgacttatgataaactttaaaattaaactgacgcacaacgtctatctcgtagcggaaaaaataatcgtccaagtaaccagccagtattaatacccttaaatactgaaaaaggtatacaacctctaacaatatgatatgcacaatgttgtattacaaatttgtagaatgggcacgtaaacaataactaataatacaaattaaaacaaaaaatattacccccatcaagatatagctaaatcgattctactctcgattctgaacaaacagttttcaggtttttagtgttaagtgaaacacggtgtataagttcagaaaaactcattggtacgagccgggttcgaacccgcgacctccggatcgaaagtcgcacgctcttaccactaggccaccagcgcttcatcaTATCCATAtcatcataataaaataataacttaccCTCTTAGGTGGCTGTTGTCTCCTTAACAGTTTCTTAGCATCGTTCAGAAGCAATCCCGTGTTGACCTCCTCCATCAGCTCCTCGCACACCGTCACACTGTCCACTTCATCCTCACTCTCTTCCCGCACTGTATTGTCAAACAAACTGTCATCCGTCAAATCTCCAACAGTCCGAGTCAACGAATGCGACAGCTTACACGAAACACCGCAGCCTGAGTCACTAACATCCGAATCTGAGTCACTTTCCGCTGTGGATTCACCGAAGACATCATGAGATGTGTAGCAGCTGTCTGGAGAATCTTCAAAGACTATGAAAGAGTCTTCCGATTCACAGTCTGATATAGTCCGGTGTCTTGTAGTTTTCGGACTGTCCGTGAAGACTATTTGGAATGAGTCGTCACTGTCTGTCGATGTTGAACGGAAGCGACCGTGCACTTCATCGAAATATTCAGGTTCCGGTTCAGGAACCAACTTTGGTTGCAAGTTGATCATATCGCAAAGCTTCGTTGGCGGTAGTATCGGTGAATTATCAGGAGTTGAAACCTCTTCGGTGTCTAAAGAGTTTCCGAAACACATGTCTTCTTGTATGTTCTTTATTAGTTGAGATTGCTTTCTTTTGTCCGTTGTTCTCGCCGGGTTCTTAAAGTGTTTGTCCTGTACTTTCTTGTTTTTTATGTCTGTCACAGGTTCCGTAGAATCTGATTCAGTTTTCGTTAGTCTAGTTTTAGGTTTTCGGCAAGATAACAAAGCTTTCAATCTATTTACTTTGTCTTCACAAGCAGCGATTACTTcttgtttttgtttttcttcAGGTACATTTGGTTTTACATCCGGTTTGACTTCAATTTTAGCTTCTATCTGGTCCATTATTGCTTTTTGATTGTCGTTAGCTGGTGATTCTACTTGAGTATTATCTTTAGCAACTTTTATTTCTACATTTTGAGTGTTCGGTTTTTCTACGGGCTCTATCTGGGTCTCCGGAAGCGTCTGAACAATATCCATAACTTCTTTGACCTCCGTCTGGACGGTATTCTTAACCTCTTTCATCTCTGTTTTTACTTTAGAGGCCGCTGCTTCTATTATCTCTTCGTTATGATGGTTAATCGGACTGATGCACTCAATATGGTTGCTGTTTGATAGTCGGATAAAGTCTTCCGGTGAGAAAGCATCTTCGAAGGATTCCTCGACAGAGCCAGGTTCGACAAAGACTCTCTTAGGCTTTCTCCTGTATTTCGGGGTGGTGGGAACAGGTTTGCTGCTAAGTAAGTGTCTCACCCTGTTGAGTTTGTCCTCGCAATGCGCCGCGGCGCTCCGACACTCCGCGCTCATGGCGTCTTCCTTGAGCGACTGCGagcgtattttatttaaatccgcTTCGCTGGCTTCCTGCCAGTTCGGCTCGGGATCAAAACAATCGTAGTACTGCTGCGTCGGCTCGCGACGCCCAAAAACGCCACTCGATATTGCACTTATAACCCCAGAGAAAAAACTACCAAAACTAAACGTATACTCCGTTCTAGCTTGCTCTTTCTCCATTTTAGGCTCCGGAAATACTTTGGACCCAATTATAGGCTCTGTAAACTTAGGTTTAGGCTTTTCCGCTGTTGGTATGGTATCCGCTAAGTTCTTTTGAAGCGGATTTGGCATCATATGCAAGTTGTGTATCAACATTTCGTCGGCGTAAGTCTTTGAAAAGTCTGTCTTTGATGTATCAGTACTATAGTTAGCTATTGAGTACATGTTTAACGCTGGATTTGAAGGCAAATTGAGATTATTACGCCTATTGCGCCACTGATTAGTATGCATTGTGATTACGATATTTTACTAAGACACTACGTAAAGTCTATGAGGATGCTAGGCCATTTTAGCACTCAAGCTAACATAGGGTCCAATAGTCTTGCTGTAAAAGGGTCTAGGAACGGCTTATGAGGGAGTCTACACCACTTTCTTGAGCACTTCAAGGGTGGATACACTGAAATCGAGTCAATAGAGTTCAAGGGAATCACTTTTTCGCGACCAAACACTGTATCTCCACGCGACACGATGTCCGCTACGTCTGTAGAACTTGTAGATTTGTTTTCTTCGTAGTAACTAACGTTGATGGGCTCCATTATTGCAAAATTGCGAAAACACATTAAACACACATCTTTACACTTCGGCCATTTTGAGAATAATAAAGGGCAAAGATAAGGAAATAGTACTTATAAAAATCTGCAGTCTATGGTCAGAGTGGCTGATGTAACAAAAGTGAAACTATGTGTGATTCGACTAAAAACGCATATTGCAGGAGGTTAACCAACctaacaaaacaaataaatattacaatcgGTAGTGAGTCATGTCACGAGTATTTATGGTCAATAAACCCTAGGTCCTTGGGGGACATATATGCTCTATCTCCTTCGATCTTCAGAACTTTACCGTTTGATAGAACGTGAAGGAACCACTGCACCACTGATAGCACTATATTCTTGTTCTTGCTAATATGTTGTACAAGTTCTGCTATCCGACACAAGATGGCGCTGTTTGCAGACActcatatttatttacaatgcaCTATACAATGCACTTCGatgattttattataatttattgtaGACGGCTGATAAATAGTTGTGCGTACCATAATTTCGACAGACCATACAATTTATAATAGGCATAGCATAAGCAATAGGTACTTTATTGTCGTAAATAGGTATGTGCCTTGTAGATGTCGGTACACAATGGTCTTTCGCAGTCCGAAGTGCATTTTGCTAAGTGAATAAATGCTAATACTAAGTCATCAATATTTAGAATAATTTTCCCTtcctttataaataatattaggcGTTAAAATAAGGATGTTGAAAACGCTACGTTTATAGAGTTAATACTTACGAGATATAAAGTTTATGTAAATTGTACTAGCTTTCACCAGCGGATTCGAATtggaaaattgcggaatgttccatacttCCAACCCCTatgttagggaagtggggggggttataaagagacaaaaagtacccgatgtcactctccatcccttcaactatctccacttcaaaaattacgacaattcgtagctccgttttgccgtgaaagacgaacaaacaaacagacacacacactttcctattaataatattaagtatgaacAAATTGATATGGATATAATATTGAGTATGGACTAATGGataggtacataaaaacattaatgaaccaggaacaaatatctgtactcatcacagaaataaatgcccttaccgggattcgaacgcaggactctcggcttagcaggctcactaccgactgcgccttaatattatcaaattataaatggaaaagtatgtgtgtctgctTGTTCCGCCTTTTTCagagcaaaacggagcgatgaattgacgtgattttttaagcggaaatagttgaagggatggagagtaacataagctactttttgtctctttgtaaaTTACAGCATAAAACACCAATACACCGAATAAACTAACATGgacaaaaaatatacaataaaatataatatattacaaCGACACATAcaattattttacaataacataCACCGACCGTGGAAGGCCTATCATCCATCGCATATCTTTTTGACAGTTCttgaaaagaagctgatttgactagtagctAGTAGGAAACTTGCTGGAAGCTTGTATgtagcattccgcaattttcaaatttaacgcgaaCTAAagcttatcttatcttatcttatacttttaaacgagcaattcttgtatatttatttatttatttatatatttacttacaatgacgatctcggaaaccgctctaacgatttcgctgaaatttgttatgtgggggtttttgggggtgaaaaatcggtctaacttatccttaggtcccggaaaacgcgaattttcgagttttcatgcgtttttcttcgcgcgccatctcgtgtgcagtaggtagttgtactgttaagacagaattctttcggtcgatgtaagtactatttattgcaaacactagatggcgacacaggtcaaggctaaaacgaatagaaaaatacactatttgagtttttgtggcgaaatgcgcgccatctcgtgtggagtagttgtgttgttaaggctgagaattcttttgctcgatgtaggtattattcatttttgaactagatggcgacacatgtcaaggatacgaaacagaaccgagcgaagctcggtcgcccagatattgccCTATAAAAAGCACACTGAGCAGCTGGTGGTTCAAACCTTCAAACCCGGCTGTTTGCTAAACTCGCCTATCGTCACAATTAACGGGTACGATCATAATACGTTTATTGCGTACGATCGCGGTAACGCCCATACGCCGTGACGAGAGGTTTTATACCGTGTAGCTATTGCTATCGGAAACTCGATCGTTATTTCTTTACCTTATTCCCTTccctttgacgaccggtctgtccTAGcggccctgcctgctaagccgtgtcccgggttcgaatcccggtaagggcattcatttgtgtgatgagcacagatatttcttcctgagtcatggatgttttctatgtatacactatgtaacataattgccgaagataaatcctacggcttatacattaccttctatagtacctttaattttcatggtgtttattttaaaaaaaggaagtggtattcgtaaccgctatttgataccggttatgctcttaaatggatcaccagcattaatgttacaccctgtataagtatttgtacctatattaaatatatcgttgtttgagtacccacaacacaagcctactTGAGCTTACTTTgggactcagtcgatctgtgtaagaatgtcctataattatatgattattttttttcaagTGAGCAACGTTTATAAACGTTGCCAAATAAACGTTAACTAAGTTTAATTGACTTTACGCGCTTGAAAGggacattttaaatttttcgtCAACGTATGGGATTGCCCATAACCAGAAATACAATGACTGttatcaagagggcgctgtATTCTGATGTaggtatgcggtgacagtttaTTATAGTATgatgataacctaaccacaaaattaaaattttgaaaaaaacccccgactgcgacatagtagaccgattttcatgaaacatggctaagaacactcccgacccgactaactcaactttcagacaaaaaaaacttaatctaaatcggtttatccgttcgggagctacgatgccacagacagacacacacagacagacagacaaacagacagacacgtttaacttataacaccccttcgtttttgcgtcgggggttaaaaatagttcaaattaaattccgcaacatgATAGCGCGTAGTCAATAgtcataaatagttatttgttatacaagagggcaaagttgtattttgacgccgagtgtggaattgaaaaacgagcaagggaaaggattctatagttgaaccacgagcgaagcgagtggttcgagaatagaatcctgaacttgcgagttttttaacacacgagaagtaaaatacatttgcacccgagtgctACTACAGCCGAGTGAAACTACAACgcgaaaaatgcgtttatcactgcttccagtagttcgacaggtggt contains:
- the LOC125240374 gene encoding uncharacterized protein LOC125240374, which encodes MHTNQWRNRRNNLNLPSNPALNMYSIANYSTDTSKTDFSKTYADEMLIHNLHMMPNPLQKNLADTIPTAEKPKPKFTEPIIGSKVFPEPKMEKEQARTEYTFSFGSFFSGVISAISSGVFGRREPTQQYYDCFDPEPNWQEASEADLNKIRSQSLKEDAMSAECRSAAAHCEDKLNRVRHLLSSKPVPTTPKYRRKPKRVFVEPGSVEESFEDAFSPEDFIRLSNSNHIECISPINHHNEEIIEAAASKVKTEMKEVKNTVQTEVKEVMDIVQTLPETQIEPVEKPNTQNVEIKVAKDNTQVESPANDNQKAIMDQIEAKIEVKPDVKPNVPEEKQKQEVIAACEDKVNRLKALLSCRKPKTRLTKTESDSTEPVTDIKNKKVQDKHFKNPARTTDKRKQSQLIKNIQEDMCFGNSLDTEEVSTPDNSPILPPTKLCDMINLQPKLVPEPEPEYFDEVHGRFRSTSTDSDDSFQIVFTDSPKTTRHRTISDCESEDSFIVFEDSPDSCYTSHDVFGESTAESDSDSDVSDSGCGVSCKLSHSLTRTVGDLTDDSLFDNTVREESEDEVDSVTVCEELMEEVNTGLLLNDAKKLLRRQQPPKRVSFSEKPPKVRVMRVWAFAARQARRGNWEQDAMDRDRFKRKIADVDMAVSWVLKPQHRRRIMFQRFMPWWNKQRRLEIEERKKKKEEERIAEEKRLEEERIAEEKRVEEERLRAEVEGLMPTGVEILQAPLPVFEDAPEDEDTMQSTESSEEVIIQLMDIRTRLSKLRCMLEWRLGVDLSDYTFWLQDAKILENHKTLVEQCIRGEGVVQVNIQVRAAEKKINILDVLKPDEELVTLPTPAPQAEETVEAAETETEAEAEADKDAPHAAAVKWVVDANFKQHHSRASIPDDPAEWSVQHVKLWIQWAVRQFNLTGVKLSDWHISGWTLCALTNLDFKEKVPSDPGDLFWTHFELLRKCKFIAVVQNQNQTKQDPLETPQSAIKKRPKTQVIHTYTDEEATFAHARNGNNGQVQLWQFLLELLTSAEHLDVIRWHGTEGEFKLIEPERVARLWGARKHKPAMNYEKLSRALRYYYDGDMIAKVAGKRFVYKFVCDLQQLLGYGAGELAQLVQEAQE